The Flavobacterium galactosidilyticum nucleotide sequence TGTGAAGATTAGTTGCTTAGTGAGTATTTGGATAGTTTTTGGAGCTTTTTATTTTTGGCAACGAATCGTTTGTTTATAAAGAATTAGAAAAATTCTAAAATAACAAGTTTATAATATAATTTATTTTATCTAGGCATATTTAACAGCAATATTCTGTGTAAATAGCAAATAATTGATTAAATTTGAGTTAAATAATAATCAATCATTAAACTTTTACTATGAGTGCAAGAGAAGAATTAATTGTAAAGTATGCAGCCGATTTGAAAGACAAATGTGGCGTTAATCCAGACATGGATTTATTGACTAAAGTAACTATTGGTTGTGGGCCGTCTATTTATAATGCGGATTCAGCAACAGTAGCGGGAAGTCAACAAGCAGAATTAGATACCGTTAAAAATAACTTTCTTATTAAAAAGTTAGGATTAACTGACGGAGTAGATTTAGATGCTGGTATTGATGCAGTGATGGAAAAATATGGTCGTTCGAACAAAAGTAAGTACAGAGCAGTAGTTTATTACTTATTGACCGTTCATTTCAAAAAAGAAAGTATTTATAATTAAATAGACACTCTTAAATGTAAAAAGCGTTCGACTTGTTGAGTCGAACGCTTTTTTATTTTATAGTATTATTGAATCATAAAGTAAACTTAGAAAAACACTCGATTCAGACTTTTAACGAACAGGTATTGGGAAAACAGGCAAGCTAGAGTGGCCTAAAGCATCAA carries:
- a CDS encoding DUF2853 family protein, with the translated sequence MSAREELIVKYAADLKDKCGVNPDMDLLTKVTIGCGPSIYNADSATVAGSQQAELDTVKNNFLIKKLGLTDGVDLDAGIDAVMEKYGRSNKSKYRAVVYYLLTVHFKKESIYN